Part of the Geobacter pickeringii genome, GCGTTGGCGAGCGCAGTGGCGTCGACCTGCCGGGGGAAGTAGCCGGAAGCCTGCGGAACGCAGCATCCTGGTACGGAATCGATCTCGCCACCATCTCCTTCGGCCAGGGGGTTACCGCTTCGTCGGTCCAGCTTGCAACGGCCTTTTCCGCCATTGCCAACGGCGGGGTGCTGATGAAGCCATACCTGGTGGAGAAGATTACCGACAACGAGGGGAACGTGGTGACCTCCTTCGGACCCCAGCCCCGACACCGCGTCATCTCGCCCGAGACGGCCAAGAGCGTCGCCCGGATGATGGAGGGGGTTGCCGTCGAAGGGGGGACCGGCACCAACGCGGCGGTGGAAGGGTACCGCGTCGCGGGGAAAACGGGAACCGCCCAGAAGGTGGACCCGGTCACCCGGGGCTACTCGCTTACCAAGCGGACGGCGTCATTCATCGGTTTCGTCCCCGCTGACCGCCCCCGACTGACGATCCTCGTGGTGGTGGATGAACCGAAGACAAGCCCCTACGGTGGCGTGGTTGCGGCGCCGGCATTCAGCGCCATTGCGCTGCAGAGCCTCTGCTACCTCAAGGTGCCTCCCGACTCCATCGTGAGAAGCAAACCGAAGACCGTGGAGGCCAAGGCGGTCCGGACGGTCTCCGAAGAGGCTGGGCCGGCATCGGAGGGGGCCATCGTCGAGGAGGGCGAGGGTGTCGTCATGCCGAACTTCCGGGGGATGAGCATGCGCCAGGTTCTCAAGTCGATGGAGGAGCGGGGGCTCAACGTGCGTCTTCTGGGGAGCGGCAAGGCAGTGGAACAGAGTCCGCTCCCGGGGCACCGGATCGGGCCGAGCGATCAGGTCTGGGTGAAATTTGTTCCCTCCGCATGATGAGCGGAGGAACGAGCGCATGATGCCAGGGGCCGGGCACGAACTTGCACTCAACGGTGAGGAACCATGAGACTGGATGAACTGGCACAGGTCATACGACCCACGGCAACAGGTGGGGATTTGGCGCGGGAGATCGAGGGGCTCTGCTACGATTCACGGCAGGTAAAGCCCGGCGGTCTCTTTTTCGCTTTAAGGGGGGGCGCCACGGACGGCCACGACTTCATCCCCGCAGCCCGTGAGCGGGGCGCGGCCGCCTTCGTGCTTGAAGAACCGTCGCGGGCGCCGGAAGGGATGACATGGCTTCGGGTCGACGATGCCCGCCTCGCCATGTCCCGTGCCGCCGCCGCCTTCTACGGCAATCCGACCGGCGGCGTACCGGTGATCGGCATCACCGGCACCAACGGCAAGACCACCACGACCTATCTCGTGGAGGCGATCCTGGCCCAAGCCGGCATTTCGTCCGCGGTGCTCGGGACCATAAGCTACCGGTTCGGGGCGCGGGTCATCCCCGCTCCCCACACCACTCCCGAGTCGGTGGACCTGCAGCGGACCATCCGCGAGCTCGTTGACCTGGGGGCCGCTGGGGTGGTGATGGAGGTCTCCTCCCACGCCCTCGAACAGCACCGGGTCGACGGCTGCCGGTTTGACGTCGGGATCTTCACGAACCTGACGCGGGACCATCTCGACTATCATCACGACATGGAGAGCTACTTCGGGAGCAAGGCGCGGCTCTTCACCGAACTCCTGGCGGCCGATGCCGGCAAGCCCCGGCGCGCGGCGGTCATCAATATCGACGATCCCTACGGTCTTCGCCTTGCCGCCGTTGCCGCAGCGCCGGTGATCAGTTACGGCCTCTCCGCCGGGGCGGCAGTGCGGGCGGAGGAGGTCAGCTTCACAGTGGATGGTGTCGCCGGCTCCCTGGTGACGCCGGCCGGGACGCACCCCTTCCGGTCGCGGCTGCTCGGCCGGTTCAATCTCTACAATATTCTCGCTGCCGCGGCGGCGGGTGTCGCCCTCGACATCCCCCTCGCGGCCATCGCGGCGGCCATCGGTGGGAACATCAGCGTCCCGGGGCGTCTGGAACGGGTCGAGAACGACCGGGGGGTGACGGTGCTGGTGGACTACGCCCATACCGGCGACGCCCTCGAGAATGTTCTGGAAACTGTGGCGGAGATTGCGACGGGGCGGATCATCACGGTCTTCGGCTGCGGCGGCGACCGCGACCGGGGGAAGCGGCCGGTGATGGGAGAGATCGCCGGGCGTTTCAGCGATCTGACGATCGTCACCTCCGATAACCCTCGCACCGAGGAGCCGGCGGCGATCATCGCGGAGGTCCTCGCGGGGATCCGGGGAACGGGGCTGCGGGAGTTTCGTCCGGAAGATGCCGGCGGCACTGCGGAAAAGGGGTTTACGGCCCTGGAGTCGCGCCGTGCCGCCATCCGGCTCGCCGTCCAGACGGCCCGCCCTGGAGACATTGTGCTGCTGGCGGGGAAGGGGCACGAGGATTACCAGATCATCGGGACCGTGAAACACCATTTCGACGACCGCGAAGAGGCGGCTGCCGCCCTGCGGGATCGGGACTAGAGGGGAATCGGGCTTGTTCACCATTGCAGAGATAGTCGAGGCGACGGGAGGGGCCGTTGCGGTGGGAGAGGCGGCCGGTGAGGTCTCCGGGGTCTCCACTGATTCGCGCTTGGCAAAGCCGGGGGAGCTCTTTGTGCCGCTGCGGGGCGAGCGCTTCGACGGGCACAATTTTCTCGGCTCCGTCTGGGACCGGGGGGTGCGGGTGACGCTCGCCGAAAAGCGGTGGCTCGAAGAGGGGAACCTTCCCGCGGGTGGGTGCTGCATTGCGGTGGACGATACGCTGCGGGCACTGGGCGATCTTGCCTCGTATCACCGCCGGCGTTTCGACCTGCCGGTCGTGGGAGTCACCGGGAGCAACGGCAAGACGACCACCAAGGAGATGCTGGCGGCGATCCTTTCAGTGGGGGGAGAAGGGCTCAAGACCGAGGGGAACCTCAACAATCTCATCGGGGTGCCGCAGATGCTTTTCCGGCTTACCGCGGCCCATCGCTGGGCGGTCCTTGAAATGGGGATGAGCGAGTTCGGCGAGATCGACCGGCTGGCGGAGATTGCCCGCCCCGACGTGGGGGTCATCACCAACGCCTACCCGGCTCACCTGGAGACGCTTGGCAGCGTCGAGGGGGTGGCGAAGGCGAAGGGGGAACTCTTCCTCCGGCTCCAGCCGGGCGGATGTGCGGTATTCAACGCCGCCGATCAGCTCATCGCCCGGTGCCCCTCACCCGAAGGGGTGCGCCGGATATCCTTCGGTCTCTGGAATGCCGACGTGACGGCGGAAGCCATCGAGGGGCTGGGAATCGGTGGGCAGCGGTTCATGCTCAGGCTCCCGGATGCGGCGGTACCGGTCACCCTGCGGGCCTTCGGGAGGCATAACGTCGCCAACGCCCTCGCCGCCGCTGCTGCGGCCCATGTGCTCGGAATCTCCGCCGAGACCATCGCCCGCGGTCTCGGGGAATTCCACCCCTATGCCCGCCGGTTCAACCTGGAGGAAGTGGCGGGGGTGGTTCTCGTCGACGACAGCTACAATGCCAACCCCGCCTCCATGGCGGCGGCACTCACCACGCTGCGTGAGATCGCCGACGGGCATCGGTCGGTGGCGGTTCTGGGCGACATGCTCGAACTCGGCGAGGGGGCGGAGGAGGCCCACCGGCAATTGGGGCGCCTTGCCGCCACCTGTGTCGACCGGCTCTATCTGCTGGGTCCCATGGCCGGGGTCGTGGCGGCCGGAGCCCGGGAGGGGGGGATGGCCGAAGGCTCCCTCGTGATTGCCGCCAGTCATGAGGAGATCGTGCAGGATCTGCGGCGCACCGTCGGTGCGAATGAGTTCATTCTTGTGAAAGGTTCCCGGGGGATGGCCATGGACAGGGTCGCGGAGGGGGTCAGGACGATGGAGACCACGACCTGTGGGAAGGGGGGGCCGACCTAATGCTCTACCATCTGCTCTATCCTCTGGCCAGCGATTTCAGGATCCTGAACGTCTTCAAATACCTGACGTTCCGGACCATCTACGCGGTCATCACCGCCCTCGTGGTCTCGTTCATCATGGGCCCCTGGATGATCCGCAAGCTCGAAGCGCTCCAGGCGCGGCAGGTGATCCGCACCGACGGACCCGAGTCGCACCTGAAAAAGTCGGGGACGCCGACCATGGGGGGGATTCTCATCCTCGTCTCCATCGTCATTCCCACGCTGCTCTGGGCGGACCTGACCAGCCACTACGTCTGGACCACGCTGTTCGTCATCGTCGGCTACGGACTGATTGGCTTCACCGACGACTACAAGAAAGTGGTGGAGAAGAACCCCAAGGGCCTCTCGCCGCGGCAGAAGATGGCGGGGCAGTTTCTGATCGCCGGAGCGGCGGTCTGCTACCTGGTCTTCGTGGCGGGCATGTCGACCGATCTGGCGGTGCCGTTCTTCAAGCGTCTCCATCCGGATCTCTCCTATTTCTACATTCCGTTCGCCATGCTCGTGATCGTCGGGGCGAGCAATGCGGTGAACCTGACCGACGGTCTCGACGGACTGGCCATCGGCCCGGTGGCGATCAACGCCGCCACCTATTTGCTGTTTACCTACATTGCCGGGAATGCTAAACTCTCCAGCTATTTGCAGATCTCGTACGTACCCGGGGCCGGGGAGCTGGCGGTGCTCTGCGGGGCCATGGTGGGGGCCGGGATCGGCTTCCTCTGGTACAACGCCTACCCCGCCGAGGTCTTCATGGGGGACGTGGGCTCCCTCTCCCTGGGTGGGGGGCTCGGCATCCTGGCGGTCATCACCAAGCAGGAGATGCTCCTCGTCATCGTCGGCGGGGTATTCGTCGTCGAGGCGCTGTCGGTCATCTTCCAGGTCGGGTCGTACAAGTACCGCGGCAAGCGCATCTTTCGCATGGCACCGATCCACCACCACTTCGAACTGAAGGGGGTGGCGGAGCCGAAGATCATCGTCCGGTTCTGGATCATCACCATCATCCTGGCGCTGGTCGCCATTTCGACGCTGAAGCTGAGATAACATGGAACTGGCTGGAAAAAACATACTCGTCGTCGGTCTGGCCCGCACCGGGGTGGCGGTGGTCCGCTTCCTGGCGGCGCGGGGCGCCCGGGTGACGGTGACCGACCTGCGGGATGAGGCCGCCCTGGCGGGGCCGCTGGGGGAGCTGGCCGGACTGCCGGTAACCTACGTCCTGGGGCGGCACGCCGAGGCGGACTTCGCCGCCGCCGACACGGTGGTGGTGAGCCCCGGCGTCCCCCAGGAAAGTCCTTACCTGCAGGCGGCACGGGACGCCGGCCGCGAGGTGATCACTGAGATCGAACTGGCGTCCCGTTTCATCGCCGCGTCGATGGTAGCCATCACCGGCACCAACGGCAAGACGACCACCACGACCCTCACCGGCGAGATCTTCTCGGCCTGCGGCTTCCGGACCTTCGTGGGGGGAAACATCGGCAATCCCCTCATTGAGCTGGTGGAGAGCGGCGAGGCGGTGGAGCGGGTGGTGGTGGAGATCAGCTCCTTCCAACTGGAGTGGATCAGCGCGTTCCGCCCCACGGTGGCGGTGCTCCTCAATATCACCGAGGACCATCTCGATCGTTACGCCACCTTTCAGGAATACATCGACGCCAAGGCCCGGGTCTTCGAGAACCAGGGCGCCGCGGACTGGGCCGTCCTCAACATGGACGATCCGATCGTGGCGGGATTTGCCGGCCGCATCGGCGCGGCGGTCTTCCCCATGAGCCAGCGGCAGGAGCTTGCCGAAGGGATCTTCCACCGCAGCGGCGTCATCACCTTCCGTCACGCCGGCCGCGAGGAGCGGTTCCCGACGGAGCGGTTCCGGATCACCGGCGTCCACAACATCGAGAACATCATGGCCTCCCTCGCCGCGGCGCTCCTCCTGGGATGCGATGCGCCCCGGGCGCGGGCGGCCGTGGAGGCGTTCGGCGGCCTCCCCCACCGGATGGAACTCGTGCGGGAGCTGGCCGGGGTCCGCTACTACGAGGACAGCAAGGCGACCAACGTGGGGAGCGTGGAGAAGGCCCTCGCCAGCTTCACCGGCATCACCCTCATCGCCGGCGGCAAGGACAAGGGGGGGAGCTATGCCCCCCTCGCGCCGCTGGTGCAGGAGCGGGTGCGGCACATGATCCTCATCGGCGAGGCGAAGGAGCGGATGGCCCGGGAGCTTGGCCACCTCACCGACACGCGGATGGCGGCAACCCTTGAGGAGGCGGTGGCGCTGGCTGCAGAGTTGGCCGTGCCGGGGGAGGTGGTGCTCTTCTCGCCGGCCTGCTCCAGTTTCGACATGTTCCGCGATTACGAGGAGCGCGCCCAGCGGTTCCGGGCGGCGGTCAACGGCCTTGCCGGGGGAGGCACTCCGTGAAGCTCGGCGTGAACGTCAAGGAGATCGAGCGCTACGACCTGGTCATCCTCCTCATGGCGGTGGCCCTCACCTGCTTCGGGGTGGTGATGGTCTATTCCGCCTCGTCGGTCATGGCAACGAAGAAGTTTCACGACGGCTTCTACTTTCTGAAGCGGCAGGGGATCTACGCCCTCATGGGGTTCGGGGTGATGACTCTCGCCATGAGGTTCGACTACCGCAAGTGGCGTGAATACGCCGTGCCGATCCTCCTCTGCTGTCTTGCCATGCTCATTCTCGTCTTCATCCCGGGGATCGGCGGCGCCGCCAAGGGGGCGTCCCGCTGGATCCGGCTCCCAGGCTTCAACTTCCAGCCGTCGGAGCTGGCGAAGATCGCGCTCATCATCTATATGGCGTACTCCCTCGACAAGAAGCAGGAAAAGGTGAAGTTCTTCTCCACCGGCTTCGCCCCCTACATGGTGCTCCTGGCGGTGCTCCTCGGGATCCTCCTCAAGCAGCACGACCTGGGGGCTGCGCTCACCATGGGGGTCGTGGCCCTCATCATGCTCTTCGTCGCCGGGACGCGCCCCCGCTACATCCTCGGCATGGGGGTGCTGGCGGTGCCGTTCATCTGCTACGTCGTCATGACCGAGTCATACCGGATGCGGCGGATCAAGGCATTCCTCAACCCGTGGGAAGATCCGACCGACACCGGATTCCAGATCATCCAGTCGTGGCTTGCCTTCGGCAACGGCGGCATCATCGGCCAGGGGCTCGGCGAAGGGAAACAGAAGATGTTCTATCTACCCGAGGCGCACACCGATTTCATCCTCTCGGTGACCGCCGAGGAACTGGGGCTGATCGGGGTCATCGTCATCGCCGCCATGTTCCTGATGCTCGTGCTGCGCAGCGTGCGGGTGGCGCTCATGGCCGAGGACACCTTCGGGCGGTTTCTCGCCTTCGGCATCGCCACGCTGCTCGGCATCCAGGCCTTCGTCAACATGGCGGTCGTCACGGGGCTTCTGCCGACCAAGGGGCTGGCGCTCCCTTTCATCAGCTACGGGGGAAGTTCACTGCTCGTTACGCTGTTTGCCGTCGGGGTGCTCCTCAACGTCTCGACCCGCATGAGGGGGACACCATGAAGCTGCTCATTGCCGGAGGAGGAACCGGCGGCCATCTCTTCCCGGGAATTGCGGTGGCGGAGGAGTTCCTGGGCCGCACGAAGGGGAACGAGGTCCTCTTCGTGGGGACCTGGAAGGGGATCGAGGCGCGGGTACTGCCGAAGCTCGGCTACCCCCTGGAGTGCATCACCGCCGCCGGCATCCGCGGCAAGGGGAACGTCGCCCGGGCAAAGGGACTTGCCATGTTCCTCTACGGCTACGCCCAGTCACGGAAGATCCTGAAGGAGTTCCGCCCGGACCTGGTCCTCGGAGTCGGCGGGTACGCCTCGGCACCGGCGCTCCTGGCGGCCAAGGGGATGCAGATTCCCCGCTTCATCCACGAGCAGAACGCGATTCCCGGCTTCACCAACAAGATGCTCGCCACGGTGGCCGACCAGGTCTTCATCTCCCTGGAGGAGTCTCGGAAGTTCTTTCCGGAGGGGCGGACGCTCCTCACCGGCAACCCCCTGCGCCGGCAGATCCTTGAGCAGGTGGTCGACGGAGGAGCGGACGAGCGGCAGGATGATGCCTTCCACCTCCTGGTCTTTGGCGGGAGCTCCGGC contains:
- a CDS encoding UDP-N-acetylmuramoyl-tripeptide--D-alanyl-D-alanine ligase, which translates into the protein MFTIAEIVEATGGAVAVGEAAGEVSGVSTDSRLAKPGELFVPLRGERFDGHNFLGSVWDRGVRVTLAEKRWLEEGNLPAGGCCIAVDDTLRALGDLASYHRRRFDLPVVGVTGSNGKTTTKEMLAAILSVGGEGLKTEGNLNNLIGVPQMLFRLTAAHRWAVLEMGMSEFGEIDRLAEIARPDVGVITNAYPAHLETLGSVEGVAKAKGELFLRLQPGGCAVFNAADQLIARCPSPEGVRRISFGLWNADVTAEAIEGLGIGGQRFMLRLPDAAVPVTLRAFGRHNVANALAAAAAAHVLGISAETIARGLGEFHPYARRFNLEEVAGVVLVDDSYNANPASMAAALTTLREIADGHRSVAVLGDMLELGEGAEEAHRQLGRLAATCVDRLYLLGPMAGVVAAGAREGGMAEGSLVIAASHEEIVQDLRRTVGANEFILVKGSRGMAMDRVAEGVRTMETTTCGKGGPT
- the murG gene encoding undecaprenyldiphospho-muramoylpentapeptide beta-N-acetylglucosaminyltransferase, whose protein sequence is MKLLIAGGGTGGHLFPGIAVAEEFLGRTKGNEVLFVGTWKGIEARVLPKLGYPLECITAAGIRGKGNVARAKGLAMFLYGYAQSRKILKEFRPDLVLGVGGYASAPALLAAKGMQIPRFIHEQNAIPGFTNKMLATVADQVFISLEESRKFFPEGRTLLTGNPLRRQILEQVVDGGADERQDDAFHLLVFGGSSGAHRINLTLAEVLPFLGEAKGRLRITHQTGENDLEDVTAAYEEHGFQADAVPFIDGMADAYRWADLIVCRAGATTIAEITACGKPCIFIPYPHAVDDHQRRNAEALLKCGAGLVIIEKELTGELLARTIRELMDDPAKLRAMGDAAKGLARLAAAQTIVDEMLKAKKQ
- the mraY gene encoding phospho-N-acetylmuramoyl-pentapeptide-transferase, with translation MLYHLLYPLASDFRILNVFKYLTFRTIYAVITALVVSFIMGPWMIRKLEALQARQVIRTDGPESHLKKSGTPTMGGILILVSIVIPTLLWADLTSHYVWTTLFVIVGYGLIGFTDDYKKVVEKNPKGLSPRQKMAGQFLIAGAAVCYLVFVAGMSTDLAVPFFKRLHPDLSYFYIPFAMLVIVGASNAVNLTDGLDGLAIGPVAINAATYLLFTYIAGNAKLSSYLQISYVPGAGELAVLCGAMVGAGIGFLWYNAYPAEVFMGDVGSLSLGGGLGILAVITKQEMLLVIVGGVFVVEALSVIFQVGSYKYRGKRIFRMAPIHHHFELKGVAEPKIIVRFWIITIILALVAISTLKLR
- the ftsW gene encoding putative lipid II flippase FtsW encodes the protein MKLGVNVKEIERYDLVILLMAVALTCFGVVMVYSASSVMATKKFHDGFYFLKRQGIYALMGFGVMTLAMRFDYRKWREYAVPILLCCLAMLILVFIPGIGGAAKGASRWIRLPGFNFQPSELAKIALIIYMAYSLDKKQEKVKFFSTGFAPYMVLLAVLLGILLKQHDLGAALTMGVVALIMLFVAGTRPRYILGMGVLAVPFICYVVMTESYRMRRIKAFLNPWEDPTDTGFQIIQSWLAFGNGGIIGQGLGEGKQKMFYLPEAHTDFILSVTAEELGLIGVIVIAAMFLMLVLRSVRVALMAEDTFGRFLAFGIATLLGIQAFVNMAVVTGLLPTKGLALPFISYGGSSLLVTLFAVGVLLNVSTRMRGTP
- the murD gene encoding UDP-N-acetylmuramoyl-L-alanine--D-glutamate ligase produces the protein MELAGKNILVVGLARTGVAVVRFLAARGARVTVTDLRDEAALAGPLGELAGLPVTYVLGRHAEADFAAADTVVVSPGVPQESPYLQAARDAGREVITEIELASRFIAASMVAITGTNGKTTTTTLTGEIFSACGFRTFVGGNIGNPLIELVESGEAVERVVVEISSFQLEWISAFRPTVAVLLNITEDHLDRYATFQEYIDAKARVFENQGAADWAVLNMDDPIVAGFAGRIGAAVFPMSQRQELAEGIFHRSGVITFRHAGREERFPTERFRITGVHNIENIMASLAAALLLGCDAPRARAAVEAFGGLPHRMELVRELAGVRYYEDSKATNVGSVEKALASFTGITLIAGGKDKGGSYAPLAPLVQERVRHMILIGEAKERMARELGHLTDTRMAATLEEAVALAAELAVPGEVVLFSPACSSFDMFRDYEERAQRFRAAVNGLAGGGTP
- a CDS encoding UDP-N-acetylmuramoyl-L-alanyl-D-glutamate--2,6-diaminopimelate ligase, encoding MRLDELAQVIRPTATGGDLAREIEGLCYDSRQVKPGGLFFALRGGATDGHDFIPAARERGAAAFVLEEPSRAPEGMTWLRVDDARLAMSRAAAAFYGNPTGGVPVIGITGTNGKTTTTYLVEAILAQAGISSAVLGTISYRFGARVIPAPHTTPESVDLQRTIRELVDLGAAGVVMEVSSHALEQHRVDGCRFDVGIFTNLTRDHLDYHHDMESYFGSKARLFTELLAADAGKPRRAAVINIDDPYGLRLAAVAAAPVISYGLSAGAAVRAEEVSFTVDGVAGSLVTPAGTHPFRSRLLGRFNLYNILAAAAAGVALDIPLAAIAAAIGGNISVPGRLERVENDRGVTVLVDYAHTGDALENVLETVAEIATGRIITVFGCGGDRDRGKRPVMGEIAGRFSDLTIVTSDNPRTEEPAAIIAEVLAGIRGTGLREFRPEDAGGTAEKGFTALESRRAAIRLAVQTARPGDIVLLAGKGHEDYQIIGTVKHHFDDREEAAAALRDRD